In Paenibacillus ihbetae, the following are encoded in one genomic region:
- a CDS encoding small acid-soluble spore protein H produces the protein MNIHRAQEIAASPVMANVLLNGTPIYIQHVDEDRETARVFPLDQPENEQEVPLDLLIEQ, from the coding sequence ATGAATATACACCGTGCCCAGGAAATTGCCGCTTCGCCGGTCATGGCGAATGTGCTGCTCAACGGAACCCCGATCTATATCCAGCATGTGGACGAGGATCGTGAGACCGCTCGCGTATTCCCGCTCGATCAGCCGGAGAACGAGCAGGAGGTTCCGTTGGATCTGTTGATCGAGCAATAG
- a CDS encoding peroxiredoxin family protein: MTVIPIGPFMIRADIAVFLIVALAGYMTLRVRLHRLEHRDWLLDTYVYSLMIGFAVWKFGMLLWDPVRTLRHPLSLIYMTGGVRGIGLGSLAAGIYVLVRWNKMRSLGSLLIKSFLMAALAGGFGYILLDGLITDRPIGAGQLLVMLLLIVLLSSAWLKFDTPLPQWLTFGLGRNGAVMLVIGSLLVWAVYNHLNNSGNGSTGDRPALTDDADGIAVGLKPGKRAPDFALQTVDGQEVRLSDYRGRTVLLNFWASWCPPCKAEMPYMKDFYNRHKAEDVVILAVNMTHLEGSMEDAASFVHSNGLTFPVLYDRDGTVTGTYEITAYPTTYVLTPDGVVSGRYQGAINEELMVKAYRRASGS, translated from the coding sequence GTGACTGTCATTCCGATAGGTCCGTTCATGATACGGGCGGATATTGCCGTTTTTCTGATCGTTGCCTTGGCAGGGTATATGACGCTCCGCGTCCGGTTACATCGTCTTGAGCACAGGGATTGGCTGCTTGATACTTACGTTTATTCGCTGATGATCGGCTTCGCCGTATGGAAATTCGGTATGCTCCTTTGGGACCCGGTGCGTACGCTCCGCCACCCCTTGTCTCTAATTTATATGACCGGCGGAGTGCGCGGAATAGGGCTTGGGAGCCTTGCAGCCGGCATCTACGTCCTCGTTCGGTGGAATAAGATGAGATCACTGGGGTCGCTGTTAATCAAGTCCTTTCTTATGGCCGCACTGGCTGGCGGCTTTGGTTATATACTGCTCGATGGGCTGATCACGGACCGTCCGATCGGGGCCGGGCAGCTACTGGTGATGCTTCTGCTTATCGTTCTGTTGAGCTCCGCCTGGTTAAAATTTGATACTCCCTTACCGCAATGGTTGACATTCGGTCTAGGCAGGAACGGAGCGGTTATGCTTGTGATCGGTTCTTTACTTGTGTGGGCGGTATATAATCACCTGAACAACTCCGGCAACGGCTCGACGGGTGACCGTCCTGCACTAACGGACGATGCCGATGGAATCGCCGTAGGCCTCAAGCCGGGGAAACGTGCGCCTGATTTTGCGTTGCAGACAGTAGACGGACAGGAGGTCCGGCTGTCGGATTACCGCGGCCGTACGGTCCTCCTTAATTTCTGGGCTTCCTGGTGCCCGCCGTGTAAAGCGGAAATGCCCTATATGAAGGATTTTTATAATCGGCACAAAGCAGAAGACGTCGTCATTCTAGCCGTTAATATGACGCATCTTGAAGGCAGCATGGAGGACGCTGCATCCTTCGTGCACTCGAATGGTCTCACATTTCCCGTGTTGTATGATCGAGACGGAACGGTAACCGGAACGTACGAGATCACTGCTTATCCGACAACCTATGTGCTGACGCCGGACGGCGTTGTTTCGGGGCGGTACCAAGGAGCCATTAACGAGGAGCTCATGGTCAAGGCTTACCGGCGTGCAAGCGGGTCTTGA
- a CDS encoding WXG100 family type VII secretion target, translating into MSNRILITPEQLEQVSTQFAQSGQQSREIVDRLSRSILEMESQWEGMTRERFYGDYQQARATMNKYLECLQTISTDLKQISVKFRTTDEMINGAGAVPAGGVGAGILAGTAGAAGAAALAGSAGSGALGMTAAANGKPAGVQSASAEDLLDKALKGVEAEGSVVKNEENGLYTKAITGSASANLTEGASASGAVVEAGYENDYVQGSVSLVKGELEASVKDGTLSLGAEATLNKYEGGVKIPLPFTDRELHIGGSASLGTVGASAEVGKSGLKFHIPLGPGASLVGVGGSISVK; encoded by the coding sequence ATGTCCAATCGAATTTTGATTACACCCGAACAGCTGGAGCAGGTCTCAACCCAGTTCGCGCAGTCCGGACAACAAAGTCGAGAGATTGTCGATCGTCTATCGCGAAGCATTCTTGAGATGGAGAGCCAATGGGAAGGAATGACGCGGGAACGGTTCTACGGGGATTATCAACAGGCCAGAGCAACCATGAACAAATATCTCGAATGCCTTCAGACGATCTCGACGGATCTGAAGCAAATCTCGGTGAAGTTCCGGACGACGGACGAAATGATCAACGGAGCGGGAGCTGTTCCTGCCGGAGGAGTTGGAGCAGGAATCCTGGCAGGCACTGCAGGAGCAGCAGGTGCCGCAGCGTTAGCGGGATCGGCAGGATCGGGAGCTCTAGGCATGACGGCAGCTGCGAACGGCAAACCGGCAGGAGTCCAGTCTGCCAGTGCAGAGGACCTACTGGATAAGGCGCTCAAAGGCGTAGAAGCGGAAGGCAGCGTCGTTAAAAATGAAGAGAATGGTCTGTATACCAAAGCCATTACCGGCAGCGCAAGCGCGAATTTAACCGAAGGCGCAAGTGCCAGCGGCGCCGTGGTGGAAGCCGGTTACGAGAATGATTACGTGCAAGGCTCCGTCAGCCTGGTGAAGGGCGAGCTGGAGGCATCGGTGAAGGACGGCACGTTGAGTCTTGGTGCCGAAGCAACGCTGAATAAATACGAAGGCGGGGTCAAAATTCCGCTGCCTTTTACGGACAGAGAGCTCCATATCGGCGGTTCCGCTTCGCTCGGCACGGTCGGAGCGTCGGCAGAGGTCGGGAAGAGCGGCTTGAAGTTCCATATACCGCTGGGTCCGGGGGCCAGTCTCGTCGGAGTCGGGGGTTCCATATCCGTCAAGTAA
- a CDS encoding DUF4176 domain-containing protein: MNQEHQGQGEKHLLPIGSVVKFKDWDQTLMIYGRMQNDSKTLKRWDYVACFYPHGNLTKDSNIFFNHKDISEVVFTGYINDEEIAFRDALLEGIEKADKAAAAAADQDK, encoded by the coding sequence ATGAATCAAGAGCATCAGGGGCAAGGAGAGAAACATTTGCTTCCGATCGGATCGGTGGTCAAGTTCAAGGATTGGGATCAAACGCTGATGATCTACGGAAGAATGCAGAACGACTCGAAGACGCTGAAGCGTTGGGATTATGTTGCCTGCTTCTACCCGCATGGCAATCTGACGAAAGATTCCAATATCTTTTTTAACCATAAGGATATTTCCGAAGTCGTGTTTACGGGTTATATCAATGATGAGGAGATCGCTTTCCGGGACGCTTTGCTTGAGGGGATCGAGAAAGCGGATAAAGCTGCTGCAGCGGCGGCAGATCAGGATAAATAA
- the rhaA gene encoding L-rhamnose isomerase — protein sequence MRQDIARNYEEAKKQYASHGIDVDRALAELSDIKISIHCWQGDDVRGFLFRDQELSGGISVTGEYLGAARTPEELRADLTKAMSMIPGTHKVNLHAIYADTDESVDLDQLEPRHFQKWVDWAKEQGIGLDFNPTCFSHDKSKDGFTLSHPDPEIRQFWIDHCKASRRIGAFFGEQLGQTCVTNIWVPDGYKDVPVDRLAPRQRLKDALDEIFAEELNPAWNLDAVESKLFGIGSEAYVVGSHEFYMGYGMRNNKLICLDAGHFHPTEGIAGKLSSLALFTDGILLHVSRPMRWDSDHVVIMDDELLEIGRELVRNHLLHTTHIGLDFFDGSINRIAAWVIGTRNTIKALLKAKLEPTEKLKQAELDGDYTTRLALMEEFKSYPFGAVWDYYCEKMGVPVREEWLAEVKRYEQDVLLKR from the coding sequence ATGAGGCAGGATATTGCACGGAATTATGAAGAGGCGAAGAAGCAGTATGCTTCCCATGGCATCGATGTGGACCGGGCGCTTGCCGAGCTCTCGGACATCAAAATATCCATTCACTGCTGGCAGGGAGACGATGTGCGCGGCTTTTTGTTCCGCGACCAGGAATTGTCGGGCGGCATCTCCGTTACGGGCGAGTATCTGGGCGCCGCACGCACACCGGAAGAGCTGCGGGCCGATCTGACCAAGGCGATGTCCATGATACCGGGGACGCACAAGGTCAATCTGCACGCCATTTATGCGGACACGGATGAAAGCGTTGACTTGGATCAATTGGAGCCTAGACATTTTCAAAAATGGGTGGATTGGGCGAAGGAGCAGGGCATCGGTCTGGACTTTAACCCAACGTGCTTCTCCCACGACAAGTCCAAGGACGGCTTTACGCTAAGTCACCCGGATCCGGAAATCCGTCAATTCTGGATTGACCATTGCAAGGCTTCCCGGCGGATCGGCGCCTTTTTCGGCGAGCAGCTGGGGCAGACCTGCGTCACGAACATATGGGTGCCTGACGGCTACAAGGATGTGCCGGTAGACCGGCTGGCTCCAAGACAGCGGCTCAAGGATGCGCTGGACGAGATTTTCGCCGAAGAGCTGAATCCGGCATGGAATCTGGATGCGGTTGAGAGCAAGCTGTTCGGTATCGGTTCGGAGGCGTATGTCGTCGGATCCCATGAGTTTTACATGGGGTACGGAATGCGCAATAACAAGCTGATCTGCCTGGATGCGGGGCATTTTCACCCGACGGAAGGAATCGCGGGGAAGCTGTCATCCTTGGCATTGTTCACGGACGGCATTCTGCTTCATGTGAGCCGCCCGATGCGCTGGGACAGCGATCATGTCGTGATTATGGATGACGAGCTGCTGGAGATCGGCAGAGAGCTTGTCCGGAATCATTTGCTGCACACGACGCATATCGGTCTGGATTTCTTCGATGGCAGCATCAACCGAATTGCTGCCTGGGTGATCGGAACGCGCAATACGATCAAAGCGCTGCTGAAAGCAAAGCTGGAACCGACCGAGAAGCTGAAGCAGGCGGAGCTGGATGGCGATTACACCACACGCCTGGCCTTAATGGAAGAGTTCAAATCGTATCCGTTCGGAGCTGTCTGGGATTATTACTGCGAGAAGATGGGCGTGCCCGTTCGGGAAGAATGGCTTGCCGAAGTCAAGCGTTATGAGCAGGATGTGCTGCTGAAGCGGTAA
- a CDS encoding rhamnulokinase — protein MSVLAFDLGASSGRAMLGRLNSRAIEMKEIHRFPNDPVRIGDRFQWDILRLYHEIKQGLLRAKGEQELPASIGIDSWAVDFGLLDARGELLMNPYHYRDPATEGVMERVFREIPPAEIFSRTGIQFLPFNSIYQLVSIQQLRPFLLQEAGSFLMIPDLLRYFLTGEMESEFTNATTTQLYNPAARGWDEELLRKLNLPSSIFHSVLQPGTLAGKLRESVTGELGLPPIPVYTVAEHDTASAVAAVPALERSFAYLSCGTWSLMGTEVERPVLTERARELNFTNEGGVYGTFRLLKNIMGLWILQEAKRSWELEGVLYSYSELVMMAEAEPAFACFIDPDDPVFLPAGDMPKRIREYAARTNQKPPQTPGAIVRCIMESLALRYRQVLELTEELSGQAFKGLHMVGGGIHNESLCQWTANAIGRPVWAGPAEGSAVGNMAVQWISLGELSDIWEARAVIRDSFEVRVYEPANIPLWEEAYGLFKQRTGGNTIQQ, from the coding sequence GTGAGCGTTCTTGCGTTTGACTTAGGAGCAAGCAGCGGCAGAGCGATGCTCGGGCGGCTGAACAGCCGGGCCATCGAAATGAAGGAGATCCACCGGTTCCCGAATGATCCGGTTCGCATCGGAGACCGGTTTCAGTGGGATATTCTAAGGCTGTATCACGAGATTAAGCAGGGATTGCTCCGGGCAAAAGGGGAACAGGAACTGCCCGCCAGCATCGGCATCGATTCGTGGGCGGTCGACTTCGGCCTCCTGGACGCCCGGGGCGAGCTGCTCATGAACCCTTACCACTATCGGGATCCGGCCACGGAAGGGGTCATGGAGCGGGTGTTCCGCGAAATCCCGCCTGCCGAGATCTTCAGCCGGACAGGAATTCAATTTCTTCCGTTCAATTCCATTTACCAGCTCGTTTCCATTCAGCAGTTAAGGCCGTTTCTGCTTCAGGAAGCCGGCAGCTTTCTGATGATTCCCGATCTGCTCCGGTATTTCCTTACCGGTGAGATGGAAAGCGAGTTTACGAACGCCACGACGACCCAGCTGTACAATCCTGCAGCCCGCGGGTGGGACGAGGAATTACTGCGGAAGCTGAACCTGCCTTCATCCATATTTCATTCCGTGCTTCAGCCGGGAACGCTCGCCGGCAAGCTTCGTGAATCCGTAACCGGCGAGCTCGGTCTTCCTCCGATACCGGTATATACGGTTGCGGAGCATGATACCGCCTCTGCCGTCGCAGCCGTTCCGGCGCTGGAACGTTCCTTCGCTTATCTGAGCTGCGGAACCTGGTCCCTGATGGGGACGGAGGTTGAGAGACCGGTCCTGACCGAAAGGGCAAGGGAGCTGAACTTTACGAACGAAGGGGGCGTCTACGGCACATTCCGCCTGCTCAAAAATATCATGGGGCTGTGGATTTTGCAGGAAGCGAAGCGTTCCTGGGAGCTCGAGGGCGTATTGTACTCGTATTCCGAATTGGTTATGATGGCAGAAGCGGAGCCTGCATTCGCCTGCTTTATCGATCCGGACGATCCGGTATTTTTGCCGGCCGGAGACATGCCGAAGCGGATCAGGGAATATGCAGCTCGAACCAACCAGAAGCCGCCGCAAACCCCGGGCGCAATCGTACGTTGCATAATGGAGAGCTTGGCCCTTCGTTACCGGCAGGTGCTGGAATTGACCGAGGAGCTGTCCGGTCAAGCCTTCAAGGGTCTGCATATGGTCGGCGGCGGCATTCACAACGAGTCGTTGTGCCAGTGGACGGCGAATGCGATCGGCAGGCCGGTTTGGGCCGGCCCTGCGGAAGGCAGCGCCGTCGGCAATATGGCGGTGCAATGGATTTCGCTTGGCGAGCTTTCGGATATTTGGGAGGCTCGTGCCGTGATTAGAGACTCCTTCGAGGTTCGCGTATATGAGCCTGCGAATATCCCGTTATGGGAAGAAGCCTACGGTTTGTTCAAACAAAGAACCGGAGGGAACACAATACAACAATAG
- a CDS encoding DeoR/GlpR family DNA-binding transcription regulator, translating to MLVAERYEKIVQLVNERGSIRVAELSRICGVTEETIRRDLDRLEESGRLRRSHGGAVSVKDQPEIHRSQPEVPYAEREIMNAAEKQRIAEEAVTLISPNDRILLDASSTAWYMARIIPDIPLTVLTNSIKVAAELSAKEKVQVISTGGILAHRSLSFVGPLAERSLDAYYVDKAFLSCKGVHLERGLSESNELQARIKHKMIGMTDQAIVLADASKFGVQAFTQVADLSQVHMIITDRRLPGHEAEPYQALGISIRSV from the coding sequence ATGCTGGTTGCTGAACGATATGAGAAAATTGTACAGTTGGTCAACGAGAGAGGAAGCATCCGTGTTGCGGAACTAAGCCGGATATGCGGCGTGACGGAGGAGACGATTCGCCGGGATTTGGACCGGCTGGAGGAATCGGGACGCCTGCGCCGTTCGCACGGGGGCGCGGTCAGCGTGAAGGATCAACCGGAAATTCATCGGTCGCAACCGGAGGTGCCGTACGCGGAACGGGAAATTATGAATGCGGCGGAGAAGCAGCGGATCGCGGAGGAGGCGGTAACGTTAATATCGCCGAACGACCGGATTCTGCTGGATGCGAGCTCGACGGCGTGGTATATGGCCCGGATCATTCCGGATATCCCGTTGACCGTGCTGACCAACTCCATCAAGGTGGCGGCAGAGCTTAGCGCCAAGGAGAAGGTGCAGGTCATCTCGACCGGCGGCATTTTGGCCCATCGCTCGTTGTCGTTTGTCGGGCCGCTTGCGGAGCGGTCGCTCGATGCGTATTACGTGGATAAAGCGTTTCTCTCCTGCAAAGGCGTTCATTTGGAACGGGGGCTCAGCGAATCCAATGAGCTTCAGGCCAGAATCAAGCATAAAATGATCGGGATGACCGATCAGGCGATTGTCTTGGCCGATGCCAGCAAATTCGGCGTCCAGGCATTTACCCAAGTGGCCGATCTGTCGCAGGTTCACATGATCATCACGGACCGCCGGCTGCCGGGTCACGAGGCTGAGCCTTATCAAGCGCTGGGCATCTCGATTCGATCGGTGTAG
- a CDS encoding (Fe-S)-binding protein has translation MKISLFVTCLSDALFPRAAESMTRLLAKYGVKLEFPEIQTCCGQPAFNSGYWDDARTSARTILDAFEDSDFVVAPSGSCTYMIHHYSELFKGDAEYLEKAKALQSKAYEFSQFLVDVMGITDVGAYFPHKVTYHPSCHGSRLLGIKDEPIRLLNGVKGLELVPLPYAEDCCGFGGTFAVKMADISGAMVTEKSDHVLETEAEVLVGLDMACLLNIAGNLRHRGEKVRVMHLAELLYEGVSVHERS, from the coding sequence TTGAAAATATCATTATTTGTCACATGCCTCAGCGACGCTTTGTTCCCGCGGGCGGCTGAGTCCATGACCCGGCTGCTGGCGAAATACGGCGTTAAGCTGGAATTTCCGGAAATTCAGACCTGCTGCGGTCAACCGGCCTTTAACAGCGGGTATTGGGACGATGCGCGAACTTCTGCGCGCACGATACTCGATGCATTTGAAGACAGCGATTTTGTCGTTGCCCCTTCGGGCTCGTGCACGTATATGATTCACCATTATTCGGAGCTGTTCAAGGGAGATGCCGAATACTTGGAGAAAGCGAAAGCGCTTCAATCCAAAGCCTATGAATTTTCGCAGTTCCTGGTCGACGTCATGGGCATCACGGATGTAGGCGCTTATTTTCCGCACAAGGTTACGTATCATCCCTCCTGCCACGGCAGCCGCCTGTTGGGCATCAAGGATGAGCCGATTCGCCTGTTGAACGGAGTGAAGGGTTTGGAGCTGGTTCCGCTGCCTTATGCGGAGGATTGCTGCGGCTTCGGAGGAACCTTTGCCGTGAAGATGGCCGACATTTCCGGTGCGATGGTAACCGAGAAGAGCGACCACGTGCTGGAAACGGAAGCCGAAGTGCTTGTCGGCCTGGATATGGCATGCCTGCTGAATATTGCGGGCAACCTGCGGCATCGGGGAGAAAAGGTGCGGGTGATGCATCTGGCTGAGCTGCTGTATGAGGGGGTGAGCGTCCATGAGCGCAGCTGA
- a CDS encoding GNAT family N-acetyltransferase: MYIRTAVEADAEGIASVHVNSWKTTYRGIVDDAYLNSLSVSDREDRWRWKIGNLRDDEELLVVADDQGTIYGFMTYGREREDKLPHEGEVYAVYLLKEIQGQGWGRRLFARMKEFLRSKGFTSLMVWVLEGNSALAFYQRMGGREIKRKEIEIGGKTYTEFALKWDSIEQLPEREV; the protein is encoded by the coding sequence ATGTATATCAGAACTGCAGTTGAAGCCGATGCTGAAGGTATCGCAAGCGTGCATGTGAACAGCTGGAAGACGACATACCGGGGGATTGTTGATGACGCGTACCTGAATTCGCTGTCGGTCTCGGACCGGGAGGATAGATGGCGCTGGAAAATCGGCAACCTTCGGGATGACGAGGAGCTCTTGGTTGTTGCCGATGATCAGGGAACCATTTACGGGTTCATGACCTATGGGAGGGAGCGTGAGGACAAGCTGCCGCATGAAGGTGAGGTCTATGCGGTCTATTTACTGAAGGAGATTCAAGGTCAGGGATGGGGGAGACGACTGTTCGCAAGAATGAAGGAATTTTTGCGCTCCAAAGGATTTACTTCCTTGATGGTATGGGTCCTTGAGGGGAATTCTGCTTTGGCATTCTACCAGCGTATGGGCGGGCGTGAAATCAAGCGGAAGGAGATCGAAATTGGCGGAAAGACGTATACGGAATTTGCTTTAAAATGGGATTCTATCGAGCAGCTACCGGAACGGGAGGTCTGA
- a CDS encoding bifunctional aldolase/short-chain dehydrogenase: MVQSLWEHSKAQQAQNTREELVYRSNLIGADRRVCNWGGGNTSSKTTIKDFRGKDVEVMYVKGSGSDLATMKAGNFTGLRMEDIRPLFERESMTDEEMVAYLGHCMVDAKDPRPSIETLLHAFLPFPHVDHTHPDAIISLCCAHNGKEIAQEIFGDRFVWVPYVRPGFTLSKMIAEGVLANPKAELVLMEKHGLVTWGDTSEACYAQTIRIISEAEAYIEARIDDSKLFGGRKFAPLPPDVRRRIAGEIMPAVRGAVSDSKKIILTFDDQDDVLDFVCGSDSPKLSQVGAACPDHLVHTKVVPLFIDWTPDADDAQGLQEKLVAGIAAYKEQYQAYFERNRHDGDVMFEAAPRVILIPGLGMINTGKSWAMSQVSGALYHRAIAVMRGATALGEFVSLSENESYNVEYWPLELYKLTLAPAEAEFSRQVAFITGGAGGIGSAAARRLVAEGAHVVLADLNLEGAQKVAEELNAAYGDHRAIAVKMDVTDESAVQLAYHETSLTYGGVDIIVNNAGLATSSPLDETSLKEWNLNMNVLGTGYFLVAREAFKLMKVQGIGGSMVFIGSKNSIYAGKNVTAYSSAKALEAHLARCIAAEGGEYGIRVNTILPDAILQGSAIWNSNWRNERAAAYGIEPDQLEEHYRKRTTLLVNIYPQDIAEGIAFFASSKSSKTTGCMLTIDGGVPAAFTR; this comes from the coding sequence ATGGTACAAAGCTTATGGGAACATTCGAAGGCGCAGCAGGCGCAGAACACGCGCGAGGAGCTCGTATACCGCTCGAATCTGATCGGCGCGGACCGCCGTGTCTGCAATTGGGGCGGGGGCAACACGTCAAGCAAAACAACGATTAAGGATTTCCGCGGCAAAGACGTTGAAGTCATGTATGTAAAAGGAAGCGGTTCCGACCTGGCCACGATGAAAGCCGGCAATTTCACAGGTCTGCGGATGGAAGACATCCGACCGCTGTTTGAACGCGAGTCGATGACGGATGAAGAAATGGTCGCTTATCTCGGCCACTGCATGGTTGATGCCAAGGACCCGCGGCCTTCCATCGAAACGCTGCTGCATGCTTTCCTTCCGTTTCCGCATGTGGATCATACCCATCCGGACGCCATTATCAGCTTATGCTGCGCACATAACGGCAAAGAAATCGCGCAGGAAATTTTCGGAGACCGGTTCGTATGGGTGCCTTATGTACGTCCAGGCTTCACCCTCTCTAAGATGATTGCCGAGGGCGTGCTCGCCAATCCGAAAGCCGAGCTCGTATTGATGGAGAAGCACGGCCTTGTTACCTGGGGAGATACATCCGAAGCATGCTATGCCCAAACGATACGGATTATTAGCGAGGCGGAGGCTTATATCGAGGCTCGGATCGATGACAGCAAGCTGTTCGGTGGACGGAAGTTTGCCCCGCTGCCTCCGGACGTCCGCAGACGCATTGCCGGCGAGATCATGCCTGCGGTTCGCGGAGCGGTGAGCGACAGCAAGAAAATAATCCTGACCTTCGACGATCAGGATGACGTGCTGGATTTCGTATGCGGCAGCGATTCGCCGAAGCTGTCTCAGGTCGGTGCAGCTTGTCCCGATCATCTGGTTCATACGAAGGTGGTTCCGCTCTTTATCGATTGGACGCCGGATGCGGATGACGCCCAAGGGCTGCAAGAGAAGCTGGTAGCTGGAATTGCGGCGTACAAGGAGCAGTATCAGGCTTATTTTGAACGGAACCGGCACGATGGGGATGTCATGTTTGAAGCCGCACCGCGCGTTATCCTCATCCCGGGGCTCGGCATGATTAATACCGGCAAGAGCTGGGCGATGTCCCAGGTCAGCGGCGCGCTTTACCACCGTGCCATTGCGGTGATGCGCGGAGCGACAGCGCTGGGTGAATTCGTCTCCCTGAGCGAAAATGAATCCTACAACGTAGAATATTGGCCGCTGGAGCTTTACAAGCTGACCCTTGCTCCGGCCGAGGCGGAATTCTCCCGGCAAGTGGCGTTCATAACCGGCGGTGCCGGCGGCATCGGCAGCGCAGCGGCTCGCAGGCTCGTCGCCGAGGGGGCGCATGTCGTGCTGGCCGATTTGAATCTGGAAGGGGCGCAGAAGGTTGCGGAAGAGCTTAACGCTGCATACGGCGATCACCGGGCCATTGCCGTTAAGATGGACGTGACCGACGAATCCGCGGTACAGCTGGCGTACCATGAAACTTCCTTGACCTACGGCGGTGTCGATATCATCGTGAACAATGCGGGTCTGGCGACATCCAGTCCGCTCGATGAGACGTCGTTGAAGGAATGGAACCTGAATATGAATGTACTGGGGACAGGATATTTCCTCGTGGCCAGAGAGGCCTTCAAACTTATGAAGGTTCAAGGCATCGGAGGCAGCATGGTGTTCATCGGCTCGAAGAACTCGATCTATGCCGGCAAGAATGTGACCGCCTACAGCTCCGCCAAAGCGCTGGAGGCGCACTTGGCACGCTGCATCGCGGCCGAGGGCGGAGAGTACGGCATCCGGGTCAATACCATTTTGCCGGATGCAATTCTGCAGGGCTCGGCGATCTGGAACTCGAACTGGAGAAACGAGCGGGCGGCCGCTTACGGCATCGAGCCGGATCAGCTCGAGGAGCATTATCGCAAGCGCACTACGCTGCTGGTTAATATTTATCCGCAGGACATCGCTGAAGGCATCGCCTTCTTCGCATCGTCGAAATCCTCAAAGACTACCGGCTGCATGCTGACGATCGACGGCGGGGTTCCTGCCGCATTTACTCGCTGA